The genomic segment GCGCTTATCTGGATCTGAACTTTGACGGGGGCGTGGTGATCTCCAATGCCTATGCGGAAAAGTTCGGGCTTTCCGCCGGAGATACCCTTCGGGTGAAGGAGGCATACGGGGACAAGGAATACAGCTTTCCCATCAAGGGCGTGTATTATTATCCTGCCGGCATTGCCGTATTTATGGAGCAAAGTGCATTCCACAGCACCTTTGACCAGTCGGCGGATGCCTTTAATGGCTATTTTTCCAACCAGAAGATTACGGACATTGAGGATCTGTACGTTGCCACCACCATTACAGTGGACGATATGACCAAGACCTCCCGGCAGCTGAAGCAGTCCATGGGCAATATGATGGTGCTCTTTCTGGTGTTCGGGGTTGCTATGTTCATGCTGATCGTGTATCTCCTGTCCAAGATCATTCTGGAGAAGAATGCCCAGTCCATTTCCATGACCAAGATCCTGGGCTACAGCAACCGGGAGATCAACAGTCTGTACATTACCACCACCTCCCTTGTGGTAATCAGTTCCATGCTGCTGACCATTCCTCTGTGCGCATACCTGATGAAAACCGTGTGCGTGTATATCTTCTCGGATTACTCCGGCTGGTTCGCATACTATGTGCCACTTACGGTGTACGTGAAGATGTTCCTGCTTGGCGTGTGCAGCTACCTTGCGGTGGCATACCTCCAGACCCGGAGCATCAAGGGCGTGCCTCTGGGAGAAGCCCTCAAAAATGTGGAATAATCACCGCCTTGTAAAAAACGGGCACCAAGCATTTCGCTTGGTGCCCGTTTTGCGTGAAGGCAATACCGTACAGAGTCTGCCCTAGTCCTGGTGTTTTTTCCGCAGTTCCTGGAGGATCAGCAGAGAAACGGCAATGATCGTGAGATTCACCAGAATGGAGAGCACGTCCAATGCCTGCTTCCAAGTGCTTTTTGATGCCTGCGCCGGGTATTTGATGGTTTGATGCATGTGTTCCTCCTTACGTTTCCAGGACAGTCAATTCATGTGCCAGCTTGGCTTTCGCCAGTTCTGTTTGCTGTTCCCCCTCCAACAGGAGTACATGCGTGCCATTGGAGCAGACAATGCGTCCATCCGGCAGCAGGGTGTAATCCAGCACCCCGTGCCGCAGCACGGTTTCCTTTCCGTCCGGATCAATCCGCAGCAGTACCCGGTTCCGGGGACAGATTCCCGGATACTTGTCCCCAGCCTGCTGATTTTGTCTGCGGTTCTCCTCCGCTTTCAGCATGTTTTCCGCAAGGAACATCTCCTGGGGCGTTCTGTGCTTTGCCTTTTCGCTGCGGGAGGAATTGCTCCGCAGCGGCTCACCGCCGTACCGCATGGAGAAATAGTTCAGCAGTCCCCCGATGGCCTTTACGATCCGAACCGGGAACAGCACGATATCCTTCAGCAGATTGCCTCGCTTCTCCCCATCGTCATAGGGCTGTCGGATGCAGTACAGGGCACCGTCCGGTGCCTCCCGGGGAACCAGGTAATCATAAGCCGGATTGCTGCACAGGGTATCCAGACTCCCGGCGGCTGGCGCATATGCCAGGATCTCGTAAGGCCCCAGCTTGACGATGCCACCAGAATCGGAACGGGCGTATCCGGCACTGCTGCACAGAATCCGGCTGCCGTCCGGAGACCAACTGGGATGACACTCCGTAGTGTCCCCATCGGTAATATCCGTTTCCTCGTTGTCCTCCAGATCCAGAATGCTCAGATGCAGCATCATGGGATCGCTTCCAATGCACATGGCAAGCTGCTGACCTCGCCGATCCATGCCGCCAAAGTGCAGATTCTGCCGGGTCAGCACATGCCCTTCCGCCTTGGCTGCCGGATCCAGATCCCGGCGATACAAGCCGCCTACCTCGTCCAGCTCTACGGCATACAGCATGCCTGCCGGATCCGGCACGAGCCCGTGCAAACCCATGTGGATCCGTGCAGGATCCACGGGCGCATTGTCCACAGCTCCGGTAAACATAGCACCGGTGCCACTGGTTTTCCAGGACTTTGCATCGTGAATGCTCTGCATGGTGGCAAGGTAGTTCTGATACCGAATGCTGGACAGAGCAGTTGTCTTTCCGTCCTCCCATACATAGAGTTGTTTTTCAGCGATGTATCCGATCCGCATGTCATTCCCTCCTGTCCTTGGCATGGCTCAGCAGATTCTGCTCTTTGCGGATCCGTCCATCCCGCAGCAGCTCCACCAGCGTGGTGTAATCGTCCCGGTCAATGGCATCCCGGTACGCTTGTAGGTTTTCAATCAGGGTATTCAGTTCAAACAGCAGGGGCTTGCGATTCTCCAGGAACAGGGACGCCCACATTTCCTCGTTCAGAGTGGCAGTCCGGGTCATATCTTGAAAGCTGCCTCCGGAATAGCCGTTCTCCTGTTCCAGGGTGGGGCTTTTCACATAGGCGCTGGACACCACATGGGCAAGCTGGGAGGTGTAAGCGATCATGGCATCGTGCCCCTCCGGCGTGGTTTCCACAATATGTGCAAAGCCCAGGTCATGCACCAGCTGTTCCAGAATGCAGACAGCCGCCTTGCTGGTCTGAGGGATGGGGGTGATGATGCAGTTTGCCCCCAGAAACAGACTGCCCTCCGAGAAGGGATAGCCGAATCGTTCCTTGCCTGCCATGGGGTGCATGCCCACATACCGCTGCCCATATTCCGCTGCCAGTTCTGTCACATGCTCTACCAAAGCTCCCTTGATGCCGCATACGTCTGTGAGCATGGCGCCCGGCCGGAAATCCGGGATGTGTGCATCAAAAAATGCCTTGGCAGCCCGGGGATGCAGGCATACCATAATCAAGTCAAATTCATGAAACCCGCTTTTGGGGACTGCCTCCAGAATGGCACCGTCCCGCACTGCCTGTTCCAGCACAGCCCCGTCCGTGTCATAGCCATACACCAGGTGATTGGTAAACCGGCGCATGGCTTTACACATGGAGCCGCCGATCAGACCGAGCCCCACCACCAGAACCTTCATTTGTTCCATTGTTTGCCCCCCCAATTTGTGTAGTTTTATGCAGCGCCGGTTCAAAGCCGCTCGATGCTGCTGCCAGAAAGGGCAGGAACCGAAGCCCCTGCCTTCCTGTTAACGATCCTCCAGCTTCTGATAGGGGATCTCATCCTTGACCGCCTTGTATGCCGGGCGGATGATTTTGTTTGCGTTGATCAGCTCCTCCAGCCGATGCGCCGACCAGCCAGCGATTCTGGAGATGGCGAAGATGGGCGTAAACAGCTCATAGGGAAGTCCCAGCATCCGATATACAAAACCGCTGTAGAAATCCACGTTGGCGCAGACGCCCTTGTAGATCCGGCGCTCCTCCGCAATCACGCTGGGTGCAAGCCGCTCCACCAGACTATACAGAGCAAATTCCTTCTGGTAGCCCTTTTCCTCACTGAGTTTTTCCACGAAGCCCTTGAATACGGTGGCACGGGGGTCGGAAATGGAATATACAGCATGTCCCATGCCGTAGATCAATCCGGCGCGGTCAAAGGCCTCCTTGTGCAGCAGAGCACGCAGGTAGTTCTTGACAGCCTCCTCATCCGTCCAGTCCGGCAGGGTCTGCATCATGTCGTCAAACATATGCACCACCTTGATGTTGGCACCGCCGTGCTTGGGGCCCTTCAGGGAGCCAAGGGCAGCCGCAATGGCGGAGTAGGTGTCCGTACCGGAGGAGGAAACCACATGCACCGTAAAGGAGGAGTTGTTGCCGCCACCGTGTTCCGCATGCAGCACCAGAGCAAGATCCAGGATCTTTGCCTCCAGATCCGAGTACTTGCTGTCCGGCCGGAGCATATAGAGAATGTTTTCCGCTGTGGAAAGCTCCGGATTGGGGTGGTGCAGGAACAGACTTTCGTCATTCTTGTAATATTCAAATGCCTGGTACCCATATACCGCCAGGGACGGGAACTGGGCGATCAGCCGGATGCACTGCTTGAGCACATTGGCAATGCTCAGATCGTTGGGATTCGGATCATAGGAATACAGCGTCAGCACGCTCCGTGCCAGTGTATTCATCATATCGTCACTGGGGGATTTCATGATGACGTCCCGGGTGAATGTGGTGGGCAGGGGACGGGCTTCTACCAACAGTTGTTGAAACTGCCGGAGGGCATCTTTGGTGGGCAGCTCCCCAAACAGCAGCAGGTATACGGTTTCTTCAAAGCCAAACCGGTTTTCCTCACTGAAGCCCTTGACGATCTGTTCCACGTCAATGCCCCGGTAGTACAGCTTGCCCCGTGCCGGCACGCTTTCCCCGTCTACAATGGCGGTGGCGCTGACGTTGCTGATATTGGTTAGACCCGCACGCACACCCTGTCCGTTGATGTCACGCAGACCCCGCTTTACATCGTATTTCTGATAAAGCGCCGGGTCGATGTTGTAATTTTTTTCGCAAAGATTCACCAGCTGGCTGATCTTTGTGTCCAGGTCGATGGATTGATACTTACCCATTGTTTTCCCCTTCCTTCTGTCATTGGTGTCGGATGCTTATTTATTTATTATACACCAAAACCGGGGAGACTGTCAACCTTTTGTCATACAACTTGTGCATGATAGAACAAAACCGGTCAGCTTCCGAAGAAACTGACCGGTTTGGATGATTCAATTCAAAACAGAATTACTTCTGCGGACCCAGCTCGGACTGTTCAATCAGGTGAGCCAGGTAACGTGCAATTGCAGTGATGTCATCAGCATCGATGGTGCCATCGTACTTGCAGTCTGCATTCTTCAGACCCTGTGCGGACGGCGGATTCGGAATGGTAGAATCCTGTGCTACATAACGGGACAGGAGCACAACGTCGTTGATCTCAACCTTGCCGTTGCAGTCAACGTCGCCATACAGGTTGTCGTCCCCACCCTGTGTGGAACCACCAGGAGTTACTTCCGGATACAGCTGGTACATAGTACCCAGAGCCATCAGAATATCTCCTGCGTGCCAGAATCTGTGGTAGTTCAGCTCAACAGACTCAGTAGAACCAGTGGAGTCGAAAGCGTTCTTCAGCTCCATGTACTTCTCATCCTGCAGATACATGGAACGGATGCTGCTGAATGTAGCGCCGTTAGCCAGAGTATCGCCATAAGGAGTCTTGCCGTTGTAGCTGCTGGGGATCCAAACTTCCTCATTGAACATTCTGGAAAGGCTTCCGTTGGTCTCGGTTCTGGATAGACCGATGTCATCACGGCCCAGTTCCCACTCTCTGTCGAGGAGCTGCTGTGCCAGGTACAGAGCCTTGCCGCCCAGAGAAGTAGCATCAGCACTGATCTCGCTGGACTTTGTGCCAACGGCCTTTGCATAGTAGATCAGGGTGTTAGCCAGAGAAGATACACAGCCCAAGTCGGAGCTACCGGTTGCAGTAATGGTGCAGGTCAGACCAGAGTTTGCGTTCTCATTATAGGTACCAGTCCATGTAGCGGGCTGACCGGACCAATCCAGAGTAGCCGGGATTGCGTAATCGCCGTCATCGGTCAGAGTAGTATTCTCAATGAACCAAGCGACCCATCTGTCGAGGAGCTTGCTCAGTGTATCTTCAATGGTCAGACCGCCGGGCTTTACAGCACCCTTGGATGCATCTCCGTCAGTCTTTACATAGTAGTACAGCTCAGCCAGACGCTGTGTAGCCCATACCTGGTTACCGATCCAGTGGTTGGAACCCGGGTCAGCATATACAGGATGCTCAACGTAAGCCATATCATAGAATGTGGGTACGCCGGAGGTGTAGGTCATGTAGTCGCCGTTCCAGCAGTTGGTTGCACCGCCTGCGAAAGGACCGTCAGCAGACTGGAGCCACTGATAGAATTCCAGCTGTCTCTGGAGAGAAGTGGTGTAGTCCTTGGTAGCGCCCTCAGCCTTCATTGCAGAGTTCAAGCCGGTATCATACAGCAGAGCGTATGCTGCCAGCGGGCTCTGATAGAACTGGTGAGCGTGGCTGCAGCCGATCTGCCAAGCCCAGGAGCCATCCTGTGCGCCGCCCCAGGAAGTGTACCATGCCATCAGGTAGTGGCAGGAGTCATAACCGGTGGAGGGGCTGTTCTTGTTCTGACAGCCGATTGCCTTGTAGTACTTATCGAACATGTCGTTACGCAGTTCGTCACCCATCTTACCAGCAAGTGTGGTAATGGAGCTGTCGCCCACGCCCCACTTGTTTGCTGCGTAAATAGCCTGGATTGCACGGTTTTCTGCGTCCGGTGCGTTGGTGTAGGACCACTGTGCTGCAACGTTGGCATCGTTGTTGAAGATACCCTTGATACCACGATTCGCCATACCATACTTCAGAGTCTCGATGGACGGATGCGGTACGGTCTCAAAGCAGGACTCGGAGTTACCTCTCTGGAAGGTGTTGATGAAGGTGAACTTACCAGTGGTGGACGGGGTCTTGGAACCGCTGTCGTATGCCCCACCGTAGCCGTACCAGTCGTCAACGTCTGCCAGCCAGTGCATCAGGTACAGACCCTTGTCGCTGGAGTATGCAGAGGTGAACTTGCT from the Ruminococcus champanellensis 18P13 = JCM 17042 genome contains:
- a CDS encoding citrate/2-methylcitrate synthase, which translates into the protein MGKYQSIDLDTKISQLVNLCEKNYNIDPALYQKYDVKRGLRDINGQGVRAGLTNISNVSATAIVDGESVPARGKLYYRGIDVEQIVKGFSEENRFGFEETVYLLLFGELPTKDALRQFQQLLVEARPLPTTFTRDVIMKSPSDDMMNTLARSVLTLYSYDPNPNDLSIANVLKQCIRLIAQFPSLAVYGYQAFEYYKNDESLFLHHPNPELSTAENILYMLRPDSKYSDLEAKILDLALVLHAEHGGGNNSSFTVHVVSSSGTDTYSAIAAALGSLKGPKHGGANIKVVHMFDDMMQTLPDWTDEEAVKNYLRALLHKEAFDRAGLIYGMGHAVYSISDPRATVFKGFVEKLSEEKGYQKEFALYSLVERLAPSVIAEERRIYKGVCANVDFYSGFVYRMLGLPYELFTPIFAISRIAGWSAHRLEELINANKIIRPAYKAVKDEIPYQKLEDR
- a CDS encoding TolB family protein; this encodes MRIGYIAEKQLYVWEDGKTTALSSIRYQNYLATMQSIHDAKSWKTSGTGAMFTGAVDNAPVDPARIHMGLHGLVPDPAGMLYAVELDEVGGLYRRDLDPAAKAEGHVLTRQNLHFGGMDRRGQQLAMCIGSDPMMLHLSILDLEDNEETDITDGDTTECHPSWSPDGSRILCSSAGYARSDSGGIVKLGPYEILAYAPAAGSLDTLCSNPAYDYLVPREAPDGALYCIRQPYDDGEKRGNLLKDIVLFPVRIVKAIGGLLNYFSMRYGGEPLRSNSSRSEKAKHRTPQEMFLAENMLKAEENRRQNQQAGDKYPGICPRNRVLLRIDPDGKETVLRHGVLDYTLLPDGRIVCSNGTHVLLLEGEQQTELAKAKLAHELTVLET
- a CDS encoding glycoside hydrolase family 48 protein, which encodes MVFKKYKAVLAAALSAAVVSSSMLPLAASAAGTRTKDEAYGDETYAQRFLSLYDDVVTKGQENGYLSKTNTASGGFGVPYHAVETCIVEAPDYGHETTSEAMSYIVWMAAMRDNIAKNSGSEYGATYTNDLAKAWKTMEVMIPTTQTGFWSKSSLSSQYNKEVPDDPKAYPVQAETSNTGSNPIHSKFTSAYSSDKGLYLMHWLADVDDWYGYGGAYDSGSKTPSTTGKFTFINTFQRGNSESCFETVPHPSIETLKYGMANRGIKGIFNNDANVAAQWSYTNAPDAENRAIQAIYAANKWGVGDSSITTLAGKMGDELRNDMFDKYYKAIGCQNKNSPSTGYDSCHYLMAWYTSWGGAQDGSWAWQIGCSHAHQFYQSPLAAYALLYDTGLNSAMKAEGATKDYTTSLQRQLEFYQWLQSADGPFAGGATNCWNGDYMTYTSGVPTFYDMAYVEHPVYADPGSNHWIGNQVWATQRLAELYYYVKTDGDASKGAVKPGGLTIEDTLSKLLDRWVAWFIENTTLTDDGDYAIPATLDWSGQPATWTGTYNENANSGLTCTITATGSSDLGCVSSLANTLIYYAKAVGTKSSEISADATSLGGKALYLAQQLLDREWELGRDDIGLSRTETNGSLSRMFNEEVWIPSSYNGKTPYGDTLANGATFSSIRSMYLQDEKYMELKNAFDSTGSTESVELNYHRFWHAGDILMALGTMYQLYPEVTPGGSTQGGDDNLYGDVDCNGKVEINDVVLLSRYVAQDSTIPNPPSAQGLKNADCKYDGTIDADDITAIARYLAHLIEQSELGPQK
- a CDS encoding prephenate dehydrogenase translates to MEQMKVLVVGLGLIGGSMCKAMRRFTNHLVYGYDTDGAVLEQAVRDGAILEAVPKSGFHEFDLIMVCLHPRAAKAFFDAHIPDFRPGAMLTDVCGIKGALVEHVTELAAEYGQRYVGMHPMAGKERFGYPFSEGSLFLGANCIITPIPQTSKAAVCILEQLVHDLGFAHIVETTPEGHDAMIAYTSQLAHVVSSAYVKSPTLEQENGYSGGSFQDMTRTATLNEEMWASLFLENRKPLLFELNTLIENLQAYRDAIDRDDYTTLVELLRDGRIRKEQNLLSHAKDRRE